CTTTGATCCGGTTTTGGGAGGATAGAAAAATCGAGATCCATGATTTGAAGCCGGCGGGTTGCCAGTTCGCGATTTCTCAAGACCCGACGATAGGCCTGACGATTTTTTGGGGTTGGTTGTTCCTGATAAGCGAGTTTGAGCTTGGCCAATCTCTGATCCAGAAAAGAGGTGTCATGGAGGAGCAAGGCGATCCGATCAAGATTCATCGTTGTCCAGTCGATCTTGTCGAGGAGTTTTTGGAGAAAGCTGTTGGGTTCCCCCTCTTCAAATTTCGCCTTTGGGGAAATGGTTTCGAGTCCGAGCAATTCTTTTTCTTCGATACGTTCATCACCATCGTCTTGCCATCGAAGAGCGAGGCCTAAGTTGTAGGCGGTTTCATTGAATTGAAGTACTTTTGAAGAGAGCGGTTCTTTGCTGGCATCACAACATCCTAGAACAAAGAGAATCGAAAAAATAATAAAAGCTGATGAGAAGAGGTGGGCCTTTATCATCAGCTTTAGCACAGTAGCGCTTGTCCTTCCTCGAGAAGGCGTTTGACTTGATCAGGGGTTGACGACTCGGCATAGAGCCGAAGGAGGGGCTCTGTCCCCGAGGCGCGGATCAGGAGCCAACTCCCATCCGAGAGCAGGAATTTCGTCCCATCGAATGTTTTTATTTCAGAAACCGTTTGTCCTCCTAACCGATCCCGCTTCAGACGAGGAAGGGTTTCTCGGAGTCTCTTCATCACCTCTTCCCCGAGATGGAGGTCCAATCTTTCAAAATAATGAGGACCGATCTCGCGATGGAGATCCTCGATTACAGAGGAGAGTTTTTTCCGATGGTAGGTAATAATATCCAGCAGGAAGAGGGCTGAGAAAATACCGTCTCTCTCATTGAGCCAGTCTGTGACAGCAATCCCACCGGATTCCTCGCCACCCATGAGGGGGTCTGGGGCCGCCCTCAATTTTCCCCCGAGATGTTTAAAACCGACAGGGGTTTCCAAAAGGCGGAGATGGTATCGCTTGGCCAATTTATCAATCATGTTTGTTGTCGTGATTGTCTTGACCACAAGCCCGGTTTTTTTGTGAACCGATGCGAGATGTCGAAGGATCAGAGCGAAGATATGGTGGGAATCAACAAAATTCCCTTCCTCATCGACCGCTCCGATCCGATCGGCATCCCCGTCGGTCGAGAGGGCGAGATCGAGTTTTTTGTCGCGAACCACTCGGATCATCTCTGAAAGATTTTTTCGGATCGGTTCAGGATTTAATCCCCCGAAGTTCGGGTCTTTTTCACCATGAATTTGAAAAATGTCTGTTTCGAGAATCTTCCCAAGGTAGTCGGTTCCAGCGCCATAGAGGGGATCAAAGCCGATTTTCCAGTTTGCCTTTCGAATTTCGTCGGTCGCGAATCTTTTTTGCAACGCCTGGATATACCCCTCCATCGGATCAAAAATTTCGAGGAGCCCTTTTGCCCGAGCCTCTTTCAGAGGGATCTGCTTGACTTCTCGATCCGTGAGAGAGTTCAGGATCTCTTCGATCGCGGCGGTATACTCTGGAGAGGCGGCCCCGCCATCTTCCTCTTTGATCTTGATCCCGTTCCACTGAGGGGGGTTGTGACTCGCTGTGATCATGACACCAGCAATCGCCTGATTCGTTTTTGTCTGCCAGGCGACAACAGGAGTGGGGCAGTAATTCTTTGAAAGACGGACCAGAAAGCCATTGGCGGTCAGGACCTCGGCGACCTGCCCTGCAGATTCTTCGGACAAAAGACGACGGTCAAACCCGACATAGATCAGCCCCTTTTTCTTTCGTGCCAGGAGATACTCTGCGAGCGCGTGAGCAACACGGCGGACATTTTGCTCGTTGAAATCTTCGTGAATAATCGCACGCCAGCCGTCAGTGCCGAATTTGATCATATTGTTTAATGGGAGGGGGCGTTATGTTGCGCCAACTCCACCGCCATCTTAATCGCTGCCACCATACTCGACGGATTCGCCTTCCCTTTCCCCGCAATTTCAAAAGCGGTTCCGTGATCGACGCTTGTTCGGATGAAAGGGAGCCCCAATGTGATATTCACTGCCTCATGGAAATGCAAGAGTTTCAGCGGGATGAGTCCCTGATCATGATACATTGCGACCACTGCATCGAATTCTCCGTTGGCAGCGCGGTAAAAGACAGTATCCGGTGATAAAGGGCCGACGGCGTTAATCCGTTTCTGGCATCCCTTCTCCACCGCAGGTCGAATGATCCTCTTTTCTTCAGACCCAAAAATTCCAGCCTCTCCGGCGTGGGGATTCAGTGCGGCGACGGCGATACGCGGGTGTTTGATGCGGAACCAGGTCTTGAGATGCCGATCAGTCATCTCGATCGTCTCGAGGATGGAAGAGACAGTCAAAAGTTCAGGGACTCTTTTTAATGGCTCATGAATATTGGCGAGGACCACCTTCAGTCTGGGACCCATCATCATCATCCGGACTTTTTTTGCCCGGCAGAGTTTTGCCAGAAATTCTGTATGTCCAGGGAAACGATAACCGGCAAGCTGAAGCCGTTCCTTGGATATGGATGCCGTCACAATCGCGTCGATTTCGCCGTTCATGGCGGCATGAACTGCTTGCTGAATAAAAAGGGCTGAGAGCTGACCGCATTCCTTCGGCGTCAGTTTTTTGGCCGATCTGAAATTGGAGTACTTCGGATCGCCAAAGATGATCGGACGACAGAGGCGATGGAGGGAACGATCAGCCAGCGCCTTTTCGATCACCTCCGGGCCGATTCCCTGAGGATCGCCCATGGTGATGCCGATGATTGGGATCCTATTCCTTGATTTCGATGTAAGTTTTTTCACGAACCTCGTCTAAATAAGCTTCAAGTTCTGGATTCAGGCGCGACTGAACAATCTCCTGCCTTGCCCTCATTCGATCCTCTTCAGAAGGCTTCGGACCTGCCTTGCGGGCGATTTCATCCTCGCTGATCTTGATCCTCGGAACGATGACTTGTCCCAAAAACTTCATCTTTCGAATCTCCACTTTTAAGGATTCCTTGTATTGATCAAAAGTTTGTCCCTCTTTTTCGAGCTCTTTCTTAAATTGTTCCGGGGTCAGATGGTTACGGAAGAGGATCTCTCGGATCGCCTGGGCCATATCTTCATCATTGACGGTAATCTGCAGTCGTTCGATTTCGGATTCGAAGAGTTTTTCGCGAATCAGGGTCGTCAGCGGCTCTTTTTTCCCCGAAGAGGACTGTTTTTTGAGATCCGAAAGGGTAATAATTTCTGTCCCGACGACGGCAACAATCCGGTCGACGATCTCAGCTGAATCGGCCCAGAGGGGGACTATGATCATTATAATAAGGAGGGTGAGGAGTTTTTTCATGAAAGCTTCTTTGTCTCCAAGAGAGCCGCCTCGTCAATCTCAATCTTCGAATGTTTATAGAGCTCGTTCAACCATTTTTTGAGGATCTCTTTTTGATTTTTTTCTCTCCATTCCGCTTCGATCTGAGGGCGGGCTTCTTTGAGACTCAAGGTTCTCGGCGGTTTTCGTTCGATGACCCGAAAGATATGAAATCCATACGCGCTTGTCACAATGCCACTGGTCTGTCCCGGAAGAAAACGGAAGCAGGCCTCGTCCAAGATCGGCGGAAGATCTCCCCTCGCGACGAAACCGAGATCCCCCCCTTTTTCACGATCCGGGCTTTCAGAAAATTCTTTCGCGAGGGCGGCGAAGTTTTCACCCTTTTTTAGAAGCTCCAGGATTTTTTCGGCCTTCTCCCGGCTTGAGGCGACGATCTGACGGCAGTGAGAACGTTCCGATTCCATGTAGAGGGACAGATTTTTTTGGTATTCTGCCGCGATCTCTTTTTCGGAGGGGTGTTGTTGGGTGAGGACCTGTTTGGTTAGTTTTGAGAGAAGGAGATTGTTTTTGATTCGACGAATCCATTGTTCTTCATTAATTCTTTGTCTCTTGAGCGCCTCATGGAATTCCCACTGGTCGTATCCTGACTTGAGCCTCTCAATCTCTTTTTGAATTTCATCCCGCGAGACAGTTATTTTGAGCCGCTTTGCTTCCTGCAGCAGGAGTTTTTCTTCAATAAGGGTATCCAACACCTTCTTCTTTATCAGTTTTTGCGCCTCGGCGTGGGAGGCAAGATCACTATTGAGGGCCCTGGTCTCTTCCTGAAATCGAGCAAGAAATTCAGTTGAGGCGATCTTTTCCCCATTCACCGAGGCAATCGTCGTATCCGGTGTGCCGCCACAGGCGGAGAGCACGACAATAAAAAGGCAGAGATAAAAAAGGGGCCTAACCACTTGGTACCCGGTACCTTTTGGTCATCGCTAAATCAAGATGAGTTTTTATCCTGTGATTTCAATAGGTTAAAAAAATAGTGAACCCAGCCTAATCTTTGCCTGAAACTATTTCGAGTTGGGGACGATAACAGAGCCGAGACTGGGTAGAAAAACAAAGAGGAGATTCGTAATGTCTTGGGCTTCAACTATTCCAGGGGCGGTTACAGACGCGGCACGGCGGGTATTTCAAACTCTTCAAGCTCAGGGGCGTGTTAAGTCACTGACCCTTCCGCTGGTGAAGGCGAAGGGGGATGAGTTCTTGGAAGGGTTACGTCGAGTGAGCGCGACCATCTTTATGAGAGATAGTGGAGCGCCCTATTATGTGAACGCAGACGGGGCAAGACAGGTTGTTCGACTATTACGAGAGCCTCTGATTTATCCCAAATTTGGTATCGGTCGAGTCGATGCCTTTCTTTTAAGCGATTGGCTCGAACAGGCGCTGACTGAACATTTTTCCCAAATGGCCTCAATTCTGCTCTTCTTGGGCGGCCCACTCTTCGCGGTGGCCTATGGTGATGATAGGGAAGAAACGAAGAGTAAATTAAATGGCTGAGAAAACCACTTGGTACCCGGTACCTCTTAAATACACCGTCCTTATTGCGAGTCTCTCCATAACAACCCCCGTTTCCTCTGCAACCACACAGCCAAATAAAGATTTGAAGAAGATCGATATAGAGGTTAGCGCGATCGATAACCGGGTTTATGTCGCCGAGGCTGATTTTATTGTGGAGGCGCCTTATCAAGATGTTTGGGAGGTCATTATCGATATCGATCATATGGATCAATTTATGAAAAATTTTCTGTATGGAAGGACGGTCAGCGAAGCGGATGCCAAGGTCCTCCTCGATTGGAAGGATCGATCATTCCAGGAGATCCGCGAATTTATCGATCGAGATAAAAGCCCCGTTGACAAGCGGCTAAAAAAAGCGGTCTGGGGTCAGGAGGTCGAAAATTACGTCGTCGAGTTTTTTGATCTCCCTTGGCCAATTAAAAATCGGTGGGTCATTTTCAAGTGTTGGGATAGAGCCGGGGATCGTGTTCTAACTCGAAAGGTGGAGGCGGTTGGTGGGCTCATGAAGGGTTATGGTCTCTGGCGTGTTGAACCTCATCCCGAGAATCCGTCGTGGACAGTCGTTCATTTTGGCAACACAACGATACTTGATTTCCAGGTCCCCAAGTTTATTGGGAAGCGTGTTTCCCGATACGCCAGTGAATCGGCATCGGAATCCGTCAGAGACCGGGTCGAACAACTCGCCATGCAGTAGAACGATCTTTCAAACCACTTGGTACCCGGTACCTTTTGGTCATTGAACCCTAATCGTCAGCTCTCTCAGAAATTTCTTTGTTTCCATCAAGAGGTGATCATCCCGGACCGGTTTGTGAATAATCAATCTCAAATCCGGTGTCAACTTCATCACCTTCGGATCTTTTTTAATCATCTCCGTCAAGACCTCCGGTGGGAGGGGTGAGGTCGGATCAAAGGCGTACGAAAAATTTCGGCCATCGTAACGGATCTGTTTAAGTCGGAGCCTCTTTGCGTACGTCTTGACAGCGGAGAGTTCCAGGAGATTTTCCACTTCCACAGGAGGTTTTCCAAAACGGTCTCTGAGTTCATCGAGGATCGGCTCGATCTCGTCCTCGGAATCGAGCGACGAAAGACGGCGATAAAGTTCCAGGCGAAGCGGCGGGTCTGGTAGGTACGATTCAGGGATGTAGGCGGGGAGTTTGAAGTGGAGCTCTGGGTCAATTTCCTCCAAGACCTTTTCCCCTTTGAGTTCTCGGACCGCCTGTTCGAGGAGCTCGGAGTAAAGTTCATAGCCGATGGCGGTCATCTGGCCGGATTGTTCCCTCCCGAGCAGATTTCCGGCGCCGCGGATTTCCAGGTCGTAGTTTGCCATCCGAAAGCCGGTCCCGAGTTCGGAAAATTTTTGGAGGACCTGCAGGCGTTGTGTCGCCTCGGGTGTCAATTCCTTATCCTCGGCGATCAGCAGATAGGCATAGGCGCGGTGCGCGCCGCGACCGACACGCCCACGCAGCTGATAGATCTGGGCGAGACCGAAGCGATCCGCCTCATTAATCAAGATGGTATTTGCGGTCGGGATATCAATGCCTGACTCGATGATCGTTGTGCAGAGCAGCAGATTGAATTCCTGATGATAAAACCGGATCATGATCTCCTCGAGCCCCTCTTCCTCCATCTGGCCATGCGCGATCTCGCATTTTGCCTCCGGAATCAGCTTTTCCAGAAATTCCTTCATCTTCCCCATCGTCTGGATATTATTGTGAAGGAAAAAGACCTGCCCGCCTCGCTTGATCTCCCTCGAGATCGCCTCTCGAATGACCGAGTCCTGGAACGGCATGACGAAGGTTCGGATCGCCAGTCGATCGGTTGGTGGTGTCTCGATGATACTCACGCCCCTGATCCCAACCAGCGACATATAAAGGGTCCTTGGGATCGGCGTGGCGGAGAGGGTGAGGGCATCGACATTTTTTCGGAGGTGTTTAATTTTTTCCTTATGACTGACACCAAACCGGTGTTCTTCGTCGATCACCAAAAGGCCGAGATTTTTGAAAGAGATATCGGGTTGGAGGAGACGATGGGTCCCGATCACGATATCGATATTTCCCAAGGCCATCTCCTGAAGCACCCTCTTTTGTTCGGCACGTGGCCGGAATCGAGAGAGCATTTCAATGCGTACGGGAGTGTCGCGAAATCGCTCGGCAAACCGCTCGGCATGTTGAAAGGCCAAGAGGGTGGTCGGGACCAGGATCGCTGTCTGTTTCCCATCGAGCGCTGCCTTGTAGGCGGCCCTCATAGCGACTTCCGTTTTCCCATAGCCGACGTCGCCTAAAATAAGGCGGTCCATCGGTCGCTCATGCTGCATATCAGCGAGCGTCTCGGCGATCGCCCTCTCCTGATCCGGCGTTTCTTCATAAGGGAAGCTCGCCTCGAACGCCTCAAACATCTCGTTCGGAGGGGAGAAGGCAAACCCCTTGCCCGCGGTTCGTGCGGCGTAGAGATTCAAGAGGTCGCCGGCGATCTGACGGATCGTTTTTTCCGCCTTTTGACGGATCGTGATCCAGGAGGTCCCCCCGAGTTTGTCCAGTCTCGGCGCCCCATCACCCCCCGTATATTTCTGGATCAGATTGAGCCGGTAGATCGGCAGATAAAGTTTGTCTTCCCCGCGATATTCGATCAGCAGGAAGTCGTTGGTGATCCCATCGATCGTCATCGGGGTCATCCCGCGATAGAGGCCGATCCCATGTTGTGTGTGGACGAGTGGATCACCCAATTTGATTTCAGCGAGAGACGAGAGTCCCTCCCAGGAGGAGCTTTTTTGGGGTCGGTGAATTCTCGGCCCAAAAATCTCTTCGTCTGTCAGATAGGTGAGATGCCCCGCGGGATCCCGGAATCCGGTCGCAAGGAGTCCCACTTTTATTTCGAAAGGGAAGGGAGTCGGGAAATAAGGAGACAAAAGGTCCTGGAGTCGGCTCCGTTGGGTCTCACTGGAGGCGACGAGGATCACACGATCGGTCTCGAGCCAGCCTTTAATCGCTCGAGCGATCGGGGCGAGCGGTTCCTGACTCGATTTCTTGATCTCGCTTCGAAGGTTGTGGGTTTCTATGGGAAATGAAAGGGTGTCCGGTCCCCCAAACGGGACGAGTTCAAGATGAGTTCCTGATTGATTCTCCCATAGTTTGTTTTGATTGATGACCTCTTGAAGCGTGATCAATGGATGTTCCAGGCTCTGGCAGAGTGAGTTTACTTCATCGAGATAAGACTGAAGAGAACTGCTCACCGCCGATGGATCGTCGACAATCACAAGAGGGTTCGAGAGGTAATCGAAAAAAGTGGCCGGCTTTTCATAAAAGAAAGGGAGATAGGTTTCGATCCCGGAGAAATAGATCTCGGACCCGATCTTTTCCAGAAGCGGTCCCCAGTAGCTCTTCGGGATATCCTCTGTTTCGGCCCGACTTCGGATCGCCTGCTGAAAGTTTTTGAAATTTTCTTTCCCCAAAACGATTTCGCGTGCCGGGGCGATTTCGATCCGATCGATCGGGTCGATTGTCTTTTGGGACCTCGGATCAAAAATGCGGATCGATTCTATCAAATCCCCGATCCATTCGACGCGAATCGGTCGTTCTTCCGTGGAGGGGAAGAGGTCGAGGAGTGCGCCACGGACTGCAAAGGTTCCGCGATCGGTGACCAATGTTACCTTTTCATAACCCCACTCCGAGAGTCTCCGGATCAAGGCGGTTCGATCGACCTCCAGGCTGTATTCGAGCAGAACTTTTTGAAAAACCGACGAGGGGGGGAGGAAAGTGGCGATCGCTGTTGGTGTGGTCACGATGACCCGGCATTGTTTTTTTAAGAGGCGTGCGAGGATCCCCATGCGCTGACAGGTGACGTCGAGGTGCGAGGAGAGTGGTGTGAAGGGGAACGCATCGTGGGGGAGAAAGAATTCGGAAGCGATGCCGAAAAATTCGAGGTCATTTTGGATTTGTGAGGCCTCTTTTGAGGAGGGGGCGAGATAGACCACCGCCTTCTTCGTCTCTTTTCCCAAGAGACGGGAGAGCAGGTATGCCTTTGACGACCCCACGAGACCGGTGCAACGAACTTGAGTTTCACCACCCGCGAGGCGCTTGGTAAGTTCCTCCAGCGGGGTCATTTTTTGAAACTAGGGTCCTCATCAAATTAAATCAAGTAACTAATTGATATTGCTTCTATTTTTATTCAACATGAAGGCAACTCCACCCCCTCTAACTACCGATAATAATTGGGATATGGTGTCATTGCCGGCGGATCTCGAAAGATCGTATAAAAATCTCGAGCAGCGGTTTGTCTCACTTGTGGAGCGAAACCGATATTTTACTCAAAAAACCAACTCATTTATTCGTGGCATTGCCGACAGGCTCTCCGGTGCGCAAGAATTTCGAGAGACCTATTCTCAAGCGCTCTGGGACGGAAGTTGTTACCTGAATCAGGCGAAACAAGAATTGGCCTCTGGCAATCGAGGGGTGGCACTTTCTGCACTTCGAGAAGCCGATCGATACCTCGATCGCGCGGAACTTTTTTGGGGAGGTTATCTACGAACAACGAGAGGGGGTGCCGAGTCGGCGGAGACAGGACTAAGCACCCTTTCAAAGGGTTTTCTCGTGATGGGGGGTGTTGGACTCGGGGCCGTTGCCTTGGGATTGGGCGTTGCCGCTGCTGCCTCGATGGCGGTTGGTGGCGGATTGATCGGGGCGTTTTTCGGATCGGGGGATGGTTTTGGATTGCTCAATCCCCTTCCAGAGAAAGAAGAGAAGAAACAAATGTCTTTGCTCGGTCCCGGTGCGACTCGAATTAAGGCAAAAAAAGATGAATCAAAGAAGGAAGAAAAGAAGCCGCTTCTCTGTGAAGGGTTCGATGGAAAAGGCAAAGGAATCAAAGGCGGAGAGCGGTGTCTGACACCGGAGGTGAAGGAGATTGCATTCGAGGAGATTGAGAAAAAGACACGGCCCGCAAGCCCGGTTGCAAAAAAGGATCTGCGGCCTCTGTCCGGGGTGGAGGAGATCGTCACCAAAATAGTCAAGGCGCTTACCGAGTTCGGAGAAAAAGGGATCTCATCACTCAAGATTGGGCGGACACTTTTGGATTACGACAAAGCGACGGATAAATCCGGCATGACTCGTGAATATTTCAGCTTCCTTGCAAAGGATTTGGATAAACATCTCGATCAATATCGAAAAGAGCTCGCCGAGGTTTCGGACTGGAGGGAGAAGGTCAAGCTCTTAAGGGAACTTCTCTTTCGGGATTATTTTTTCGACTACCGATCGGGACAGGCAAGTTTCTTGGGGCTTCTCGACAAGCACGGGGGAAATTGTGAGGCGAGGACAAAGCTTTTTCTCTATGCGATGGAGGAGCTTGGGATTCCACTTCCAGAGGGATGGCGATTCGCGGTCCAGAGATATCAGGGGGAGAAGGCGTTTGATTCCCATATAGAACCGGTTCTCGTTTATATCGATGCCGGGACAAAAGAGGTTCAAGAGGTCTGGCATCTGGTGGACAATCAAACCTTCACCGAGGCGAATGGGCCGGTGGTCAGGGCGCCGATCTTCGATCCCCATTATCTCCTCTTCGGTCTGTTGTTGGCCCAGGGAGTGACCCCGCCGATCCCGTTCGAAAAACTTTTGATCGCTTCACCTCCTCCAGAGCTGCTGGCAGCACAGAGATCGGCAACCGCTTCTCCGGCTGGTGAAGCGATCAAGACAAATTCGAATCTCATACTTCCCGGTGGTGCCGGAAGTTACTCCGATAGCCCACCACCTGAGCGCGCCTTTTCGACGAGTAGTTCCGGAGGTGTTGAGCTCTCCACCTCGGACCCTCGTCTCAAAGGTCTTCTTGATGCACTTGAGAAGGGTCCTATTGATATGCGTTGGGAAGGGGCTGGCGAGAATGTATTTAAGATTAGAGTGATGAATGACGGAGAGCGTCAGGTCTATCGCAATTCACACTTTGTCGTTCACTACGACACGACTAGGAATCAAGGAGGAATTGACCAGATCCTGTTTTATCGAGGGGAGGATGCAGCGACTTTTATTTTCCTTCCCACTATGGAGAAGAAGAAATTTCTGCTCCATCTCGCTGAGCAGTCTATTTCCGAAATGCTTACGGGTCCGACCTACCATCGGGCGAAGGCGCTTCTTGAGAGACCTGGGGAGGTGATGCGGCGGGAAGAGGTTCCGTCGATTCGATCGGCGATTAAATTTTTGAAGGATATCGGGACGGTTAAAAGTTCTTATGCAGGACATATTGCTGCGGTAGAGAAGAGTATGGGAGTTCAGACGAACCCGAATGCTGCTGGAGAGTACAACGAACTCTTGTCACAAATTCCGAGCTATCAATATCTGGACCAGCAAGAGAGAGAGCTCTATTATGCGATCTACAAGTCACCGGAGAATTTCATCGTGTTAATGGACAGGTTCCCTCCCGAGAGGCGACAGCTCTTCATGGATCTGGTCCAGCAGCTTGGGGGAGCTCCGGAGGCCTCGCATTGGCTTGCGAAAGCGATCGCCAACAGGCGTCTGATAGGTGTCGGAAGGAGGGAGGGGTTCGAACCACTGAAGGTTAAGGTCAATCTGGTCTACATGCCAAACTCTCCAGTCGATCTGCCGACACTCGGACCAACAAAGACGGACGAACGACCCGAAGGGCCAATCGATCAAAAGGGCCAAAAAACGGTTGGGAAAAAGGGGGAGCGGCCCTTTCCCAGTAAGGTCGAGGCGAGGCATTACATCTCGGCATCGACGATGGTCGATCTGATACTTCGTTTTGGACGTAATACTGAAGTTGCCGCCCGATGGAATCCGTCACTGACACGGGAGTTTGAACGGATGACACGGGATGAGAAGCGGGATCGTGAATTTTTGGTTGTCGTTCCGAACCTGATTCGTGCCTATCCGAAAGGTGCAAGGACCAAGTTTATAGATACAGGAGAGACGGTTGAGTTTGCAGTTCCTGGAGGCGTCCGCAAGAAAATCTTTCTTAATGCACCTCCGGATCTTGCGCGTATTATCGAGGAGATCCGGAAACGAAATCCGGATGCGTTTAATGACCTGATTGTTCCGAATGCAAAGGCGCCTGAAAGTTTGGGAGGAGATGTTTTTGTCCTCGAAAGATGATCGAGCACTTCTTTTTGCCCGCAGTTTTCACTTGTATTAAAGTACAACATATGTTGTATATTAACACAACATGATGGATCTTTATTCAAAGGGGGTGCGGCAGATTTTCGTTTATTTTATGACGAATCCGGGCCGGACTCATCATTTGAGGGAGCTTTCCACGCTCCTTTCGATGGACCCAGGCAATCTCTCGCGAGAAATGAAACG
This genomic window from Deltaproteobacteria bacterium contains:
- a CDS encoding SurA N-terminal domain-containing protein; the protein is MVRPLFYLCLFIVVLSACGGTPDTTIASVNGEKIASTEFLARFQEETRALNSDLASHAEAQKLIKKKVLDTLIEEKLLLQEAKRLKITVSRDEIQKEIERLKSGYDQWEFHEALKRQRINEEQWIRRIKNNLLLSKLTKQVLTQQHPSEKEIAAEYQKNLSLYMESERSHCRQIVASSREKAEKILELLKKGENFAALAKEFSESPDREKGGDLGFVARGDLPPILDEACFRFLPGQTSGIVTSAYGFHIFRVIERKPPRTLSLKEARPQIEAEWREKNQKEILKKWLNELYKHSKIEIDEAALLETKKLS
- a CDS encoding phosphoglucomutase/phosphomannomutase family protein, giving the protein MIKFGTDGWRAIIHEDFNEQNVRRVAHALAEYLLARKKKGLIYVGFDRRLLSEESAGQVAEVLTANGFLVRLSKNYCPTPVVAWQTKTNQAIAGVMITASHNPPQWNGIKIKEEDGGAASPEYTAAIEEILNSLTDREVKQIPLKEARAKGLLEIFDPMEGYIQALQKRFATDEIRKANWKIGFDPLYGAGTDYLGKILETDIFQIHGEKDPNFGGLNPEPIRKNLSEMIRVVRDKKLDLALSTDGDADRIGAVDEEGNFVDSHHIFALILRHLASVHKKTGLVVKTITTTNMIDKLAKRYHLRLLETPVGFKHLGGKLRAAPDPLMGGEESGGIAVTDWLNERDGIFSALFLLDIITYHRKKLSSVIEDLHREIGPHYFERLDLHLGEEVMKRLRETLPRLKRDRLGGQTVSEIKTFDGTKFLLSDGSWLLIRASGTEPLLRLYAESSTPDQVKRLLEEGQALLC
- a CDS encoding SurA N-terminal domain-containing protein, with amino-acid sequence MKKLLTLLIIMIIVPLWADSAEIVDRIVAVVGTEIITLSDLKKQSSSGKKEPLTTLIREKLFESEIERLQITVNDEDMAQAIREILFRNHLTPEQFKKELEKEGQTFDQYKESLKVEIRKMKFLGQVIVPRIKISEDEIARKAGPKPSEEDRMRARQEIVQSRLNPELEAYLDEVREKTYIEIKE
- the mfd gene encoding transcription-repair coupling factor yields the protein MTPLEELTKRLAGGETQVRCTGLVGSSKAYLLSRLLGKETKKAVVYLAPSSKEASQIQNDLEFFGIASEFFLPHDAFPFTPLSSHLDVTCQRMGILARLLKKQCRVIVTTPTAIATFLPPSSVFQKVLLEYSLEVDRTALIRRLSEWGYEKVTLVTDRGTFAVRGALLDLFPSTEERPIRVEWIGDLIESIRIFDPRSQKTIDPIDRIEIAPAREIVLGKENFKNFQQAIRSRAETEDIPKSYWGPLLEKIGSEIYFSGIETYLPFFYEKPATFFDYLSNPLVIVDDPSAVSSSLQSYLDEVNSLCQSLEHPLITLQEVINQNKLWENQSGTHLELVPFGGPDTLSFPIETHNLRSEIKKSSQEPLAPIARAIKGWLETDRVILVASSETQRSRLQDLLSPYFPTPFPFEIKVGLLATGFRDPAGHLTYLTDEEIFGPRIHRPQKSSSWEGLSSLAEIKLGDPLVHTQHGIGLYRGMTPMTIDGITNDFLLIEYRGEDKLYLPIYRLNLIQKYTGGDGAPRLDKLGGTSWITIRQKAEKTIRQIAGDLLNLYAARTAGKGFAFSPPNEMFEAFEASFPYEETPDQERAIAETLADMQHERPMDRLILGDVGYGKTEVAMRAAYKAALDGKQTAILVPTTLLAFQHAERFAERFRDTPVRIEMLSRFRPRAEQKRVLQEMALGNIDIVIGTHRLLQPDISFKNLGLLVIDEEHRFGVSHKEKIKHLRKNVDALTLSATPIPRTLYMSLVGIRGVSIIETPPTDRLAIRTFVMPFQDSVIREAISREIKRGGQVFFLHNNIQTMGKMKEFLEKLIPEAKCEIAHGQMEEEGLEEIMIRFYHQEFNLLLCTTIIESGIDIPTANTILINEADRFGLAQIYQLRGRVGRGAHRAYAYLLIAEDKELTPEATQRLQVLQKFSELGTGFRMANYDLEIRGAGNLLGREQSGQMTAIGYELYSELLEQAVRELKGEKVLEEIDPELHFKLPAYIPESYLPDPPLRLELYRRLSSLDSEDEIEPILDELRDRFGKPPVEVENLLELSAVKTYAKRLRLKQIRYDGRNFSYAFDPTSPLPPEVLTEMIKKDPKVMKLTPDLRLIIHKPVRDDHLLMETKKFLRELTIRVQ
- the pdxA gene encoding 4-hydroxythreonine-4-phosphate dehydrogenase PdxA → MGDPQGIGPEVIEKALADRSLHRLCRPIIFGDPKYSNFRSAKKLTPKECGQLSALFIQQAVHAAMNGEIDAIVTASISKERLQLAGYRFPGHTEFLAKLCRAKKVRMMMMGPRLKVVLANIHEPLKRVPELLTVSSILETIEMTDRHLKTWFRIKHPRIAVAALNPHAGEAGIFGSEEKRIIRPAVEKGCQKRINAVGPLSPDTVFYRAANGEFDAVVAMYHDQGLIPLKLLHFHEAVNITLGLPFIRTSVDHGTAFEIAGKGKANPSSMVAAIKMAVELAQHNAPSH